A region of the Sinorhizobium arboris LMG 14919 genome:
CCCTTGCCGAGGCCAATGTCGACTTCGAGGTCGGTACCGACGGCGGCAGTATCCAGGTGCCCGTGGGCATGACCGGCAAGGCCCGTCTGCTGCTTGCCGAGCGCGGCCTGCCGAGCAGCGCCAATGCCGGCTACGAGCTCTTCGACAATGTCGGTTCGCTCGGACTGACGTCGTTCATGCAGGAAGTGACCCGCGTGCGTGCGCTCGAGGGCGAAATCGCACGCACGATCCAGCAGATCTCCGGTATCGCCGCCGCACGCGTCCACATCGTGATGCCGGAGCGCGGCAGCTTCCGCAAGGCCGAGCAGACGCCGACGGCCTCGGTTATGATACGCGCAAGCGCCACGGTCGGCCGCAGCGCCGCCGCCTCGATCCGGCATCTGGTAGCCTCTTCCGTGCCTGGCCTCGACGTCGACGACGTGACCGTGCTCGATTCGACCGGCCAGTTGCTCGCATCCGGCGACGACCCGGGAAACAGCGCGCTCAATCAGTCGCTGGGCGTCGTCCAGAACGTTCAGACCGATCTCGAAAAGAAGATCGACAATGCGCTGGCGCCGTTCCTCGGCATGGACAATTTCCGCACCAGCGTAACGGCCAGGCTCAACACCGATGCGCAACAGATCCAGGAGACCGTCTTCGATCCGGAATCGCGGGTCGAACGCTCCACGCGCGTGATCAAGGAAGAGCAGAAGTCCAGCCAGCAGCAGCCGGACAATGCCGCGACGGTACAGCAGAACGTGCCCCAGGCGGCACCGCGCGGCGGGGCCGGTCAGCAGTCGAGCGACGAGGCGGCGAAGAAGGAAGAGCAGACGAATTACGAGATCAACAGCAAGACGATCGCCACCGTCAAGAACAGCTATTCGATCGAGCGGCTGTCGATCGCGGTCGTCGTCAATCGCGGGCGGCTTGCGGCCATGGCCGGCGAACCGGCAGACCAGGCGAAGATCGATGCTTATCTCCAGCAGATGCAGAAGATCGTTTCCTCCGCCGCAGGAATCGATCCGGGCCGCGGCGATGTCGTAACGCTGAACGCGATGGATTTCGTGGAGACACAGCTGCTTGATCAGGGGGTGCCGGGCCCGGGGATCATGGAAATGCTGACACGCAACCTCGGCGGCATCATCAACGCGCTCGCTTTCGTCGCGGTCGCCTTTCTGGTGGTATGGTTCGGGATGAGGCCGCTTGCCCGCCAGTTGGGCTTCGGCGGACAGCCGGGTCAGCTGGAAGGCGAAGCCGCCGGATTGGAACTGCCGGACTTCTCGCCCGCCGGCACCGGCGCAGGAGGCGCCCTCATGGAGGGCTTCGGCTCCGACTTCGGCTTCGACGGTGCCGACGACCTGCTCAATCTCGGCGACGAGGCCGGCTTCAACCGCCGCGTCAAGGAAGGGCCGGAGCGGCGCCTCGCCCGTATGGTCGAAATCAGCGAGGAGCGTGCCGCGAAGATCCTGCGAAAATGGGCGGTCGACCAGGCTGCGTGACAACCTGCGCCAGAAGATCGGAGCAAGTCCCGCCGCGCAGGCGGGGCTTTGCTTATGCGGGTGACGCCGCCGGGCGCGCGTCGACGCTGGCGGGGTGTCGAAGAGTATTGCCGAGTCTAGCCCGGACGGGCGACGGTGCGGCGGAGTCCGGCTCAAGAATCCTTGGGGAGCCCGGAATCATCTCCATCGACTGCCGGTAAATTTAAACCAAATTTTAACTGTTTTGGATTCGCGGGCCGCTCGGCATCCGGCGGCCGCTGCCGCAGGTTACTCGGTGTTGTTTCGCTGTCCGGGAGATTTATTTAAATATATGCCCATAGGCGTGAAATATAATTCTGCTGACGGACTGTCTGCCTTCCCCGCGTTGCTATTGGTGACCCCGGCGGGATTTGATGCATTTAGGCAACATCTCCCGCTTTAAAGTAAGTATCCGTCGAAGATTTGAGCCGCCACGAAAGCAACCGATCTGCAACGCAAAGGCGAACCCCCGCGCCGCTTCGTCGATTTTCAACTGAGCAGGCATCGGCAATCTCCTTTGAGATTCCCTTCATTATCAACAGCTTGATTAGCGATTCGGCTGCCGGCGGAGCATGGCCGACCGTCTACGAGCTCACGCACACGTGAATGGTTGAGGCCGAGATTGCCAAGTAATCGCGCAACTGGACGCTCTGTCTTTTTGAGGTCGCCGATGTACAGTTTAGCGATTGATTCGCGTCCTGATACTCGCTTGGTGGCAAGAATACCGGCGAAGCCGGCTGTCGGGGACGACAGGGCAAGCGTGACATTTCAGGGCGTCGAATCGGGCACGGGGGCTGAAAGTCATGGAAATGTCGCGGTCGGACGCAGTCTGGTCCTTGGAGACCGCTGCGCCGCGGATGTGCGGTCGCAAAACATCATGGGAGCAACTGATCCGAAGGCTGGGGGAAGTGGCCTCGGGTGCGGGGCTCGGCAACGGATTGGCGGCGCTGACGGAATGTGTCGGCGCAACGCATTATCTTCTCGCCCGGCATGACGTTTCTCAGGACGGCGGACTCGATTTCGTCGTCTGTTCCGACTGGCCGTTCGATATAGTGCGGCGTCTTTCGGGCATTGTCGCCGGGCTCGATGCGAAGACCACGGAACTGGAAAAGTGCCTGGCCCAACTGCAGCCGGCCTTCCATACGATGCCCGACGACATCGGTTTGCCGCGCGGCGTCAGCCGGAGCTATTGCGCTGTGACCTTCAGCGTAGGGCGCACGCGTTTCTCCCTGATGCTGCTTTTCCCCGAGGATGTGATTCTCTCCCAGGAGGCGCTGCGTGACATGGCGGTGCTTGCCGGCTATGTCGCGAGTCACAAGATCAAAGCCGATGTGCGCCATGATCGGGAATGCGAGCTGACCGAGCGCGAGCTCGAATGCCTGTTCTGGATCGCCGAAGGCAAGACGAGCGATGAAATCGCCGTTATACTCGGGATCTCCCGCAACACGATCAACAATTACATCACCAGTGTGATGCGCAAGACGGCGACGCGAACGAGGTCCGAAGCGATCGCCCACGCCGTGCGCAACAATCTGGTTTAGGAGCGGGGACGATGGCCTATCTCGTGGCGGAGGAACGCGGCGACGGCAACCGGTTGGGCCGAAACGGGCCAGCGGCGCGGGCGGCGACGCTGGTGACGCGCCTGCAGTCCATGCAACGGCAGATCAACGCGAAGAATTTCGCCGTTCTGCGAACGAACGGAAGGGGCGTTGCTGCAACGCGCAAGCTCGCCTGCGTCCTCCACAACTGGGGATCCTCCTGCGAGGAAAACGCGCGTGACCTGATAGACCTGTACGGCGAGGAGCTGCTCCAGCATCTCGACCATTCCTTGCTGCCGCTGCTCTGGAACGGCCAGGGGGAGCACCAGACAGCCGAAGCCCCGGATTTCGCTCCGTTCACGCGCCGGCTGAAGGCGCGTACGCTTCCCTATTCGGGTATCGCCTTTCCGGTACGGCTTGGCGCGCAAGGCAACGGTTATGTGGTTTTCGCCGGAAGCTATATCGATGCCTCGGGCGAACAGATCGTGGAACTGCACGGCCGCAGCGCCCATATCATGACGGACCTCCTGGCCGCTGACGAGAAGCGCCTGTTCAAGACCGAGGCTTTGAGCGATCGCGAGATCGCCTGCCTGCAAATGGCCGGCGACGGTCATATCAGCGAGGAGATCGCCGAAAAGATGGGTCTCTCCGTCCATACCGTGAATGCCTATCTCGGCGCCGCGACGACGAAGCTGGACTCGGTCAACCGGATCCAGGCGATCGCCAAGGCCATCCGCCTCGGCTATATCAGCTAGAGCAATTCCAGGAAAAGTGCGCAGCGGTTTTCCGTCCGGAATTGCGACGAAAGACCAGAACCAGCCATTCCAGGAAAAGTGCGCAGCGGTTTTCCGTCCGGAATTGCGACGAAAGACCAGAACCAGCCATTCCAGGAAAAGTGCGCAGCGGTTTTCCGTCCGGAGTTGCGACAAAGCACAGAACCAGCCATTCCAGGAAAAGTGCGCAGCGGTTTTCCGTCCGGAATTGCGACAAAAGCACAGAACCGGCCATTCCAGGAAAAGTGTGCAGCGGTTTTCCGTCCGGAATTGCGACAAAGCACAGAACCGGCCATTCCAGGAAAAGTGCGCAGCGGTTTTCCCTCCGGAATTGCGGCAAATGCGCCGGCGCGGCGAACGGCTGCCGTCCGATCCGGTAACCCCTTGCAGGAACTACCAAATAGACCCAGCGCCGTGCGAGCCGCGCAGGAGCGCGCATGCTCTGCGCCTTTGAACGGTCGCAGGCGATGCGGCACGCGCCGACGATGAATCCTGTTCTTGGATTGTATTATCGATTTGTACACTCTTCACGAGAGCTCTCTGAAAGCCCGCGAAAATTGAGGGTAGATCGTGTGTAGCGCGACTTGGTACTCTACTAACACTTGCAGAAAACGCCGGTTCTCGCAAAGACCGGCATCGCATTCTGCAGTATGCATCGGCCGGTGAACAGCGCGGCCCAGCGCCACCCATTCTCGATTGCGCCATCCGCATAGGTCGGCCACACACTATCTCGATACATCGATATCCGCGACCTCCGCTCGCGGCCAAAATCCGTTTGTGTTTACAACTCTAAATTGAGGTGAAATGTCATGCTTTCCTTTCATGAACGCGCATTGAAGTTCGGTCACAGCCTGGAAGCATTGCAAAACGGGGACGAGATACACACGACCCGGACGGTACATTCGATCGAGGAGCTTCGGGAGCTGATGCATGACGGCGCAAGCCCCGAGGTGAGACAGGCACGCATCCGACAGTACGAGAAAGATCATCCAAAGCTCATGGATGAATCGAACGGCAGCATCGAGGCGTTGCATCTGCGTGCCGCAGCGGCAGTTCATGCCGATCGGCCTCTGTCCCACGACGACGCTCTCGCCCTCAAACACGTCTTCCCAACCAAAGTCAAACTGGTGTCGGCCACGGACAAAACGATCTCGTCGGAGTGGACGTTGGGAGATGAAAGCACACCCGTCTCCTTAAACATCGAAACTCTGACGATCGATCAGGGGGGATACATCAACGCCTATGCAACCAGCGTCACTTTCGTGGCTCAAACAGTCGTCAACAACGCGAGCGGCGGCAGCAGCGGGGCGAACTACACGATCGGCATCTTCGGCAAGCCCGGGACCGCAGGGACGGCCGGGACGAACCAGCCACAAGCAGCGAACGGTCAAGACGGCAGCAGTTCAGGGACGCCTTCACCCGGGGTGTGCACCGGCGCGAAGGACCCGACCGCAGGTACCGCCGGTGCAGACGGAGCCGCCGGTACCGACGGTCAGCGCGGCGCCGACGGAACACCCAATCTGACCGCCAGCTTCACCTTCAATGCGATCACGCAGAATCCGATCTACATGCTCACGCAGTCGGGCGCAGGTGGACAGGGCGGTGCGGGAGGCAACGGCGGCGCCGGCGGCAACGGCGGCATCGGCGGAGACGGGTGCCAATCGGGATGTGAAGGAACCCAGAGCGCCGATGGTGGCAATGGTGGCAATGGTGGCGCCGGCGGCAACGGCGGACCCGGCGGAAACGGTGTGGACGGACACCCGATCAATGTGACGCTTGCGAACGATGTGAACCAGACGATGGTCCAGAGCGGAGGCATTATCGCAGCAGCGGGCACCGGAGGCGCCGGGGGCACCGGCGGGTCTGGAGGCAGTGGCGGAGCTGGCGGATCGGGCAGCGGCAAACATCGCTCGGCCGGTACCGCGGGAACTGCCGGACAACCCGGAACCAATGGGACCGTCGGCGCCCCGGGCACCTACACCGGTAATCCCGGCACGATCTCGATTGCCAACGGGGGGTGAAGCGATGTTTACCGGCAGCTCCGCGGCGCTGGATGTTCAGCACTCGCCGATGACCGAATTCGAGATGATTGCGGCCGCAGCCGGTCACGACTTCGGCGCTCTATCTGCCGGTGGCATCGCAACGGCCCACCTCCGCATCAGCGACATCCACTCTCTGCGCAGATGGATGTCGCATGCGGGCGGAACTGAGCGGCGGCTGCGGCAGCGGAGCTTCGCCGGGCTTGGAGGACGCACACGCCTCTGGCAGGGCGTGCATGACCGCGGCGAGGCTTACATTTTTGCCGGCACTCCTCTCGAAGCGAGCGATATCGAGAGGATGGGCGAGCATTTCCCGGCCCGCCTCAAAGTGGTCTCAGCAAGAGACGTCAAGCTTGGCCCGGGCGCCGTTCTCGACGTGAGTGCAACCGCCGACGAATGGAACGTCGGGACTCGCGAAGAGCTTTACACGCTCTTGAACATCGGCAGCCTCACACTCGACCGGGGCGCTCGAATTGTCGTCAGAGGCAATGTTTTTTCGATGCTGGTCCAGCAGCTCGACATTCTTCCGGGTCACGCCGACGAAGAGATCGGCGCAGTCAGTCACCACATCGCCATTCTGCCCACGCCCCACCCCGTCGACAGCGGGATCAGCGGGCCGCTCGACGGGCCGGCCGGATTTCCCGGACGCGATGGTCTCCCTGGGCGCGATGGCCGCTCTGTCAAGCTGCGCGCATCGGTGTTCGGTCCTGCCATTGTCGATGTCGTTCCTTTCGATGAGTGCAGTGGCGGCGATGGCGGGAACGGCACAGACGGCGGCCGCGGGCGCCGCGGCCGCACCGGCGGCATGTGCAAAACGGCCGAGATCACGATCCGGTCCTTTGCGAGCACCAGCGATCGCCTCTCGGTTTTTTGTCAGGCCGGGCGCGGCGGCGACGGGGGCGCGGGCGGCAAGGGTGGTGATGGCGGCCGCGGCGGAAACGGCGGCCGCGGCGGGGCCGACGTGAATGAGAGCCGCTATGGCCCGCCCGGACTCGGCGGCCGCGGTGGCAAGGGCGGGCGGGGCGGAAACGGTGG
Encoded here:
- the fliF gene encoding flagellar basal-body MS-ring/collar protein FliF, yielding MNLFDQFSTFTKNLSNLGQGKLIALAVAGVAAIGFVLGAGIYVNRPSFETLYVGLERSDVTQISIALAEANVDFEVGTDGGSIQVPVGMTGKARLLLAERGLPSSANAGYELFDNVGSLGLTSFMQEVTRVRALEGEIARTIQQISGIAAARVHIVMPERGSFRKAEQTPTASVMIRASATVGRSAAASIRHLVASSVPGLDVDDVTVLDSTGQLLASGDDPGNSALNQSLGVVQNVQTDLEKKIDNALAPFLGMDNFRTSVTARLNTDAQQIQETVFDPESRVERSTRVIKEEQKSSQQQPDNAATVQQNVPQAAPRGGAGQQSSDEAAKKEEQTNYEINSKTIATVKNSYSIERLSIAVVVNRGRLAAMAGEPADQAKIDAYLQQMQKIVSSAAGIDPGRGDVVTLNAMDFVETQLLDQGVPGPGIMEMLTRNLGGIINALAFVAVAFLVVWFGMRPLARQLGFGGQPGQLEGEAAGLELPDFSPAGTGAGGALMEGFGSDFGFDGADDLLNLGDEAGFNRRVKEGPERRLARMVEISEERAAKILRKWAVDQAA
- the visN gene encoding transcriptional regulator VisN: MEMSRSDAVWSLETAAPRMCGRKTSWEQLIRRLGEVASGAGLGNGLAALTECVGATHYLLARHDVSQDGGLDFVVCSDWPFDIVRRLSGIVAGLDAKTTELEKCLAQLQPAFHTMPDDIGLPRGVSRSYCAVTFSVGRTRFSLMLLFPEDVILSQEALRDMAVLAGYVASHKIKADVRHDRECELTERELECLFWIAEGKTSDEIAVILGISRNTINNYITSVMRKTATRTRSEAIAHAVRNNLV
- the visR gene encoding transcriptional regulator VisR gives rise to the protein MAYLVAEERGDGNRLGRNGPAARAATLVTRLQSMQRQINAKNFAVLRTNGRGVAATRKLACVLHNWGSSCEENARDLIDLYGEELLQHLDHSLLPLLWNGQGEHQTAEAPDFAPFTRRLKARTLPYSGIAFPVRLGAQGNGYVVFAGSYIDASGEQIVELHGRSAHIMTDLLAADEKRLFKTEALSDREIACLQMAGDGHISEEIAEKMGLSVHTVNAYLGAATTKLDSVNRIQAIAKAIRLGYIS